tgccagtCGATCTTTAAGAGGCTGTATTGTACTCCGTACATCTTGAAGGTGTTTTGCCAGCCGGCGCATGTCCCTGAGCTGCTCATTGGCCCACTGAGCAACATCACCTGCTGTCATATGTCCCAGCTCCACAGTGTCCTCTACAGCTGCTgagagaggcagcagagacGAGGGCAGGCCCTCACTCTGAAACAGATCTACCAAAGCATCTCCTGTCTTTCTCAACAGAAACTGCACCTGGTGACATGCATTGCAGGGAATGAGGGATGATTCAATTGTCTGGCAGCCTACGTTATGGCTGTCGCCTCTAGGAAAGCGTGGGGTGTTGTGAGTGGGACTGGAGGATAGGTGATTCTGAGgggaaaatgtaaatgtgctcGCTGAAGACCCGGCAGATAAACAATGTCTGCAGGAGTCACACCTTGAGCTCATTTGGGAGGAAACAGGTGAAACTGTCTTTGTCTCATCATCATTaaatctctttgtttttgtctgttttttaatgtagttgCACAtctcctaaaaaaaaagaaaggaagcaCAACAAATAATGAGATCAAACAGTTAAAAATTAGGCatcgttttattttattatccttACTTCAGAAGCACTGTGCCTACCTTAGTGGTGGCAAATTGAACTAAACTACTCCAATAGCTCCTGACCACAAGCCCAACAGACAAGCATCCTTTCTGCTGGGTCTGCTCTCTCCTGCCCCTTAGTTGCTCAACATAAGCACTGAAGCTttgcagaagaagcagcagtCTAGTTCAAACAGAAagtgagagaaaagacaaatgtTGGCAGAGGTCTTGAAAGAAGGCTTTAGTAGATGTAACGCGATATATTACCTGTCAATCACCAGCTCCAATAAAACAATGTGGGAGTGCTGACTGAATGCATCCTCCCCATCCACAAAGTCATACTGCTCCAGCAAAGCCACCATATCCAGATTGCAGGACAGTTTGTCTGGGAATTTCCAGGAGGAAAAGCGGACCGGTCCGGTTCTAGAAAATACGTCCAGAATCGCACCTTGAAGGTCCACCAGGTCCTTTCGGAGACTGTCGATACAGTCCTGCCGACCCAGGAACTGACTCATGTCTGGCAAGCTAATTAGCTGGTATATTTTCTAGCTAACACTGTCTTTAAAAAAGGAGGTGCTGGCTTGTTGACATTCCATCTCCTTGGcaacatcttttaaaaaaaaaaaaaaaaaagtaatcaaaATTCCATAATGCTTTGCGGCTCGTAACCGGAAGTGAAACGCCTCCATTGGGTCAACGAAAGCGCGACGCAGTAAGTGTTTAGCCACCGCGAATTTAGGCATTTAACTGTTGCGTGTCACTTTTCTATTACAGTATATGGCATAAAAACTatcctttaaaaatacatatactcTTCTTGTGTGTTGGGTGTTTGCAGATAGCTCCCGGTTTGAACACAGAGTCGCAGCCATGCCGCCTGGGCCTGTTCAAATAGTTCAGCCGGAGACCAACAACAAGGTAACGATCCGTCTTCAagttagctaatgttagccatgTAGCTCATACACTGCTTCTGTTGCCAAACTAACGAACAACCAGGTTTAGCTCTACTTTCCTTCACTGTGAGACATGTCTCTGGATTTGAGGCTCAGGGTGGCCACCAGCTGTTTGAGATAACAGTTGAAAGCCTAACGTTAAGTTTGGTTAGCTTGTTGTTAGCTTTGTGTGTCAGTTCATCTGAATAACTCTTAACACGCTTTAACTGTGGCAGTTAGATGGTAAAGACTCTGCTGTCAGTCCAGTACAACGGAATTTGCCTTCTTTATTGATATTAAGAGCTTACATTTATAAAATCTCATCAGTAATGTTTCTTTTAAGAAAAACTGTCAGACCTGTTATTACCACAAGTTATCAGTAGTCCCTCATTATGGCTGTCACAGTGAAATGTGTGTTATGCATTGCAACAAGgatattttacttaaaaaagtgacattaatgctttatttttcGCCACATTTATTTGAATGGTTGGTTATGTGCGTTTAGTAGCAGCAGTAGGAATAACATTTTCTTGCAGAAGTGTGGATGCCAATTTAGTGCTCTAACTTCTGActaaattcttttttaaaatcttgcaaAGTACAGTCtaacaaatgtaaaatttgtCAACAGAACGATGCACCACCAGAAGAAACCCCAGCAACTAAACCCATTGTTGGAATCATATATCCACCTCCAGAGGTCCGAAACATCGTTGATAAGACTGCCAGCTTTGTTGCCAGGTTGGTTACGACATATTTAGGCATTATATACAGCTGTAATTGTACCTGGATTTTATGTCAGTGATATAACAGAACTGACACGACCAAATTATTAGTTGTCAAAGTTGTCTAGTATTAATCTAGTATTATTCCAGCTTTTtacatttgaatgttttttggtCTCTGCTTTTctatgactgtaaaataaatatctttgggttgtagacaaacaagacatttgaggatgttaTTTGAAGCTTTGGGAACACTGATGGAAATTTTTTAGACTGAACACCTAATCATTTAGGATATATAAACGACAGATTAACTGACAGtggaaataatcattagttgcagatGTAActactttattgtcatttcacaGGAATGGGCCTGAGTTTGAAGCAAGAATCCGGCAGAATGAGatcaacaatccaaagtttAATTTTCTTAACCCCAATGACCCCTACCATGCCTATTACCGTCACAAGGTCAATGAATTTAAGGAGGGGAAAGCACaagaaccatctgctgctgtgcCTAAGGTTATGCAGCAGCAGGCCATGCAGCAATCCCAGCAGCTTCCTCAAAAAGTAAGACATTGCGCTTCAATCTgctcttttagttttttttcatggcTCACAATTAATAGTTT
Above is a genomic segment from Amphiprion ocellaris isolate individual 3 ecotype Okinawa chromosome 6, ASM2253959v1, whole genome shotgun sequence containing:
- the ccdc157 gene encoding coiled-coil domain-containing protein 157 isoform X2; translated protein: MSQFLGRQDCIDSLRKDLVDLQGAILDVFSRTGPVRFSSWKFPDKLSCNLDMVALLEQYDFVDGEDAFSQHSHIVLLELVIDRLLLLLQSFSAYVEQLRGRREQTQQKGCLSVGLVVRSYWSSLVQFATTKEMCNYIKKQTKTKRFNDDETKTVSPVSSQMSSRCDSCRHCLSAGSSASTFTFSPQNHLSSSPTHNTPRFPRGDSHNVGCQTIESSLIPCNACHQVQFLLRKTGDALVDLFQSEGLPSSLLPLSAAVEDTVELGHMTAGDVAQWANEQLRDMRRLAKHLQDVRSTIQPLKDRLAAAETERERYRCQLHRVQKEFKEKVEKHQQNTVQLEFSLQKAERSMKETEQRLQKEHQQLMRREEFQTTGGICIAARYFTST